From a single Polyangiaceae bacterium genomic region:
- a CDS encoding methylmalonyl-CoA carboxyltransferase, which produces MSKAERSEVLSRLDAMNDKALEGGGKKRIEKQHAAGKLTARERIDLLLDPGSFVELDRFVTHRCTDFGMQEQKVLGDGVVTGHGTIDGRRVFLFAQDFTVFGGSLSAAYASKICKVMDLAMKVGAPVIGLNDSGGARIQEGVESLAGYADIFLRNTLASGVIPQISAIMGPCAGGAVYSPAITDFIYMVEESSYMFITGPDVIKAVTHEEVTKEELGGARAHAEKSGVAHFTARDDRECIAQIRELYGFLPPNNAEDPPLKPNGDPTDREVPELDDMIPLESNKPYDMKQVISAVVDEGYLYEVHEHYAKNMVVGFARIGGRSIGVVANQPAYLAGVLDIEASVKAARFVRFCDCFNIPIVTWVDVPGFLPGVDQEHHGIIMHGAKLLYAFCEATVPKLTVITRKAYGGAYDVMSSKHIRGDVNFAFPSAEIAVMGPDGAVNIVYRQEIAAADDKAATAAKFSAEYRETFANPYKAAELGFVDEVIYPRELRKRLATSLEMLAHKRAENPPKKHGNIPL; this is translated from the coding sequence ATGAGCAAAGCTGAGCGCTCGGAAGTCCTTTCGCGTCTCGACGCGATGAACGACAAGGCCCTGGAAGGTGGCGGCAAGAAGCGGATCGAGAAGCAGCACGCCGCGGGCAAGCTGACCGCGCGGGAACGTATCGATCTGCTGTTGGATCCGGGCAGCTTCGTGGAGCTGGATCGTTTCGTCACCCATCGCTGCACCGATTTCGGCATGCAAGAGCAGAAGGTGCTGGGCGACGGCGTGGTGACCGGTCATGGCACCATCGACGGACGGCGCGTGTTCCTGTTCGCTCAGGACTTCACGGTGTTCGGCGGATCGCTGAGCGCGGCGTACGCGTCCAAGATCTGCAAGGTGATGGACCTCGCCATGAAGGTGGGCGCTCCCGTGATCGGCCTGAACGACTCCGGCGGCGCGCGCATTCAGGAAGGCGTGGAGAGCCTGGCGGGCTACGCGGACATCTTCCTGCGCAATACCCTGGCCAGCGGCGTCATCCCGCAGATCAGCGCGATCATGGGGCCATGCGCGGGGGGCGCGGTGTACTCCCCGGCGATCACCGACTTCATCTACATGGTGGAGGAGTCGAGCTACATGTTCATCACCGGCCCGGACGTCATCAAGGCGGTGACGCACGAAGAGGTGACGAAGGAAGAGCTGGGCGGCGCGCGGGCTCACGCGGAGAAGAGCGGCGTGGCGCACTTCACGGCGCGGGATGATCGCGAGTGCATCGCGCAGATCCGGGAGCTGTACGGCTTCTTGCCGCCGAACAACGCGGAAGATCCGCCCCTCAAACCCAACGGCGACCCCACGGACCGCGAGGTGCCCGAGCTGGACGACATGATTCCGCTCGAGAGCAACAAGCCGTACGACATGAAGCAGGTCATCAGCGCGGTGGTGGACGAAGGTTACCTGTATGAGGTGCACGAGCACTACGCCAAGAACATGGTGGTGGGCTTCGCGCGCATCGGGGGACGGAGCATCGGCGTGGTGGCGAATCAGCCGGCGTACCTGGCGGGCGTGCTCGACATCGAGGCCAGCGTGAAGGCCGCGCGCTTCGTGCGCTTTTGCGACTGCTTCAACATTCCGATCGTGACCTGGGTGGACGTGCCCGGCTTCTTGCCCGGCGTGGACCAGGAGCACCACGGCATCATCATGCACGGCGCCAAGCTCTTGTATGCGTTCTGCGAAGCGACGGTGCCGAAGCTCACGGTGATCACGCGCAAGGCCTACGGTGGCGCGTACGACGTCATGAGCTCCAAGCACATCCGCGGCGACGTGAACTTCGCCTTCCCCAGCGCCGAGATCGCGGTGATGGGTCCGGACGGCGCGGTGAACATCGTGTACCGGCAAGAGATCGCCGCCGCGGACGACAAGGCGGCCACGGCGGCGAAGTTCTCCGCCGAGTATCGCGAGACCTTCGCCAACCCGTACAAGGCCGCCGAGCTCGGCTTCGTGGACGAGGTCATCTACCCGCGAGAGCTCCGCAAGCGTCTCGCCACGAGCCTCGAGATGCTCGCCCACAAGCGCGCGGAAAACCCGCCGAAGAAGCACGGCAACATCCCGCTCTGA
- a CDS encoding KamA family radical SAM protein, with protein MEDPLRQRSDAAALPIVSSPPKPKSSPKKRPRDWRWQLQNAVRTAAGLDRALALTPEEMSGAQAAERAGLPISVTPYYLSLCDATDPACPIRRQVVPHASESVETPGDLRDPLGEEAHQVAPELIQRYPDRALLLLTDRCAVYCRFCTRSRIVGSGGGARSLSRLSPAFEYLRAHPEVRDVIVSGGDPLALSTDKLVRVLEKLRAIDSIETIRLATRVPVALPQRISAELVKALRAFHPIWVMTHFNHPKELTPEACRALRRLADAGFPVMNHSVLLAGVNDDAAVLAELFRGLVRQRARPYYLLQADPVRGTGHLRTPLQRGIDIMEALQGRLSGIAIPKLIVDTPGGFGKVPAGPDWVVSRGDGVTRFRTPRGVEVEYLDP; from the coding sequence GTGGAGGACCCGCTCCGCCAAAGAAGTGACGCCGCCGCGCTGCCGATCGTCTCGTCGCCGCCAAAGCCGAAGTCGTCTCCGAAGAAGCGTCCGCGCGACTGGCGCTGGCAGCTGCAGAACGCGGTGCGAACCGCCGCCGGCCTCGACCGAGCCCTGGCGCTGACGCCGGAAGAGATGTCCGGCGCCCAGGCCGCGGAGCGCGCCGGGCTGCCCATTTCCGTCACGCCCTATTACCTGTCGCTGTGTGACGCGACGGATCCCGCGTGCCCCATTCGACGCCAGGTGGTGCCCCACGCGTCCGAGAGCGTGGAGACGCCAGGGGATCTTCGCGATCCACTGGGCGAAGAAGCGCACCAGGTCGCGCCGGAGCTGATCCAGCGCTATCCGGATCGCGCGCTCTTGCTGCTGACGGATCGCTGCGCCGTGTACTGCCGCTTCTGCACGCGGAGCCGCATCGTGGGCAGCGGGGGTGGCGCGCGCTCGCTCTCGCGCCTCTCGCCCGCGTTCGAGTACCTGCGGGCCCACCCGGAGGTGCGCGACGTGATCGTCAGCGGCGGGGATCCGCTGGCGCTGTCCACCGACAAGCTGGTGCGCGTGCTGGAGAAGCTTCGCGCGATCGACAGCATCGAAACCATTCGCCTCGCCACGCGCGTGCCGGTGGCCCTGCCGCAGCGCATCAGCGCGGAGCTCGTGAAGGCGCTGCGCGCTTTTCATCCGATCTGGGTGATGACGCACTTCAATCATCCGAAGGAGCTCACGCCCGAGGCGTGTCGCGCGCTCCGCCGGCTGGCGGACGCGGGCTTTCCGGTGATGAACCACAGCGTGCTCCTCGCCGGCGTGAACGACGACGCAGCCGTGCTCGCCGAGCTGTTCCGCGGCTTGGTGCGCCAGCGCGCGCGGCCGTATTACCTGCTTCAGGCGGATCCCGTGCGGGGTACCGGACACCTCCGCACGCCGCTCCAGCGCGGCATCGACATCATGGAGGCGTTGCAAGGGCGCCTGAGCGGCATCGCGATCCCAAAGCTCATCGTGGACACGCCCGGAGGCTTCGGGAAAGTGCCGGCGGGGCCGGACTGGGTCGTGTCGCGGGGTGATGGCGTGACACGGTTCCGCACACCGCGCGGCGTGGAAGTGGAGTACCTGGATCCGTGA
- a CDS encoding peptidyl-prolyl cis-trans isomerase — protein MRSALIFAALAALTVAACDKDALEQPSAAASASAAPMTLSPELAAKPLATVGDRVITLGDYAAVIDRMDPYERLRYQSPERRKQLLDEIIKVELLSREAKKRGLDKEPRTKERVRQILRDELLKAVRAELPSPSDIPEAEVRKYYDAHRAEFRDPERRRVAHLVVGSEAEAKKLLAEAKKATPMQWGKLVQEHSLDKPPAPSATQPLELAGDLGIVGPPGEEKGDNPRVPEELRKAVFQVGAVGGIYDDVVKVGDKFHIVRMTGKTDARDRSFADAERTIRVTLVQKKLQDLESNLQKRLREKFPVKIDDKALGEVVLPTVENKSGGPAPPKK, from the coding sequence ATGCGATCCGCCCTGATCTTCGCCGCGCTGGCGGCGCTGACCGTGGCTGCCTGCGACAAGGACGCGCTGGAGCAGCCGTCCGCCGCGGCGTCTGCGAGCGCGGCTCCCATGACGCTGTCTCCCGAGCTGGCCGCCAAGCCGCTGGCCACCGTGGGAGATCGGGTGATCACCCTCGGGGACTACGCCGCGGTGATCGACCGGATGGATCCCTACGAGCGGCTTCGCTACCAGTCGCCGGAGCGACGCAAGCAGCTGCTCGACGAGATCATCAAGGTGGAGCTCCTCTCGCGCGAGGCGAAGAAGCGGGGGCTCGACAAAGAGCCGCGCACCAAGGAGCGCGTGCGCCAGATCCTGCGGGACGAGCTGCTCAAGGCCGTGCGCGCGGAGCTGCCGTCGCCCAGCGACATTCCCGAGGCGGAAGTGCGCAAGTACTACGACGCGCACCGTGCGGAGTTCCGCGATCCGGAGCGCCGCCGAGTGGCGCACTTGGTGGTGGGCAGCGAAGCGGAAGCGAAGAAGCTCCTGGCCGAGGCGAAGAAGGCGACCCCGATGCAATGGGGCAAGCTGGTGCAAGAGCACTCGCTCGACAAGCCGCCGGCGCCGTCCGCGACGCAGCCGTTGGAGTTGGCCGGAGATCTCGGCATCGTCGGTCCGCCGGGTGAAGAGAAGGGCGACAACCCCCGGGTGCCGGAGGAGCTGCGCAAGGCGGTGTTCCAGGTCGGCGCGGTGGGCGGCATCTACGACGACGTGGTGAAGGTGGGGGACAAGTTCCACATCGTGCGCATGACGGGAAAGACCGACGCGCGGGATCGCAGCTTCGCGGACGCGGAGCGCACCATCCGAGTGACGTTGGTGCAGAAGAAGCTCCAGGACCTGGAGAGCAACCTGCAAAAGCGTTTGCGCGAGAAGTTTCCGGTCAAGATCGACGACAAGGCGCTGGGCGAAGTGGTGTTGCCAACGGTGGAGAACAAGAGTGGAGGACCCGCTCCGCCAAAGAAGTGA
- a CDS encoding UMP kinase: protein MSSDSSGLRYKRVVIKLSGEALCGKDGGSGIDTATLKATAAELGEVHATGVQIGIVVGGGNIFRGLRGASEGMDRAQSDYMGMLATVINSLALQDALERCGVPTRVMTAIEIRQVAEPYIRRRAMRHLDRGNVVVFAAGTGNPYFSTDTAAALRAMEIRADALLKATKVEGIYDRDPNRHAGATMLESVSYDRFLADHLGVMDSTAVALCRENGLPIRVFRMVKGNIKRVCLGEEVGTSVTDAG, encoded by the coding sequence GTGAGCAGCGACAGTTCGGGTCTTCGTTACAAGCGCGTGGTGATCAAGCTGTCCGGAGAGGCCTTGTGCGGCAAGGACGGCGGCTCGGGGATCGACACGGCGACGCTCAAAGCGACCGCCGCGGAGCTCGGTGAGGTCCACGCTACGGGTGTTCAGATCGGCATCGTGGTCGGCGGCGGAAATATCTTCCGCGGGCTCCGCGGTGCGAGCGAAGGCATGGACCGCGCCCAGAGCGACTACATGGGAATGCTCGCCACGGTGATCAACTCCCTCGCTCTGCAGGACGCCCTGGAACGCTGCGGCGTCCCCACGCGCGTGATGACGGCGATCGAAATCCGCCAGGTGGCCGAGCCCTACATTCGGCGTCGCGCCATGCGGCATCTGGATCGGGGCAACGTGGTGGTGTTCGCTGCCGGCACCGGCAACCCCTACTTCTCGACGGACACCGCGGCGGCCCTGCGCGCCATGGAAATCCGCGCCGATGCCCTGCTGAAAGCAACCAAGGTGGAAGGCATCTACGACCGAGACCCGAACCGCCATGCGGGCGCCACGATGCTGGAAAGCGTGTCCTACGATCGCTTTTTGGCGGACCACCTGGGGGTGATGGACTCCACGGCCGTGGCGCTTTGTCGTGAGAACGGCCTGCCCATCCGTGTGTTTCGCATGGTCAAGGGCAACATCAAGCGGGTCTGCCTGGGGGAAGAAGTCGGGACCAGCGTCACCGACGCCGGCTGA
- a CDS encoding heme lyase CcmF/NrfE family subunit produces the protein MWQSLPEFGTGVLYAILVSAAYTFAVAIAAGQGRPRLLQSARLGAYATSALIGLSVALLAYAFITHDFRIRYVAHYSDRSMTQTYLFTALWGGQDGSLLWWTFLLSLYITGCVWWLKGKYRQLQPYVIATLMVVVGFFAILMLFAANPFSTSIAGARVDGEGLNPLLQNYWMAIHPPALYTGFVGCSVPFAFAIAALVTGRLDNEWIVAVRKWMLFAWLFLSIGNALGMIWAYEELGWGGYWAWDPVENAACLPWFTASAYVHSTMIQERRNMLKVWNVFLICLTFILTIFGTFLTRSGLIASVHSFAQSSIGIFFVYFMVGVAAVCIALVIWRLPQLRGRSQIEAVASREAMFVVNNWALLGGMTFILVATLFPKISEWLWKESVTVGPPFFNRWMAPIGLLIFLLMGLAPLFGWRKTSAVSLKRAFAFPVATGVVVAVAHLALGGKIGFPAIVPNDQFYKGFVGVVLQKIGSAAPLITVALAAFNLGVIAQEFYRGVAARRRSSGKAGEMENPLTALIRLVDKSRRRYGGYIVHIGIVLMFLGFTGRAWTIDHEVSMAPGDTTDVGEYKLTYAGPRMEADPAKRMVFADMDVTRNGKEMGRVSPAKFIYTRSPNMPTTEVAMMRNFKDDLYVVVGMVSPQTKRATFQIHVNPLVNWIWAGLLVLIMGAGVSLWPELEEKRAGAWSYVRAATAGLSGIMFAVVLAVGPSTAHAAPRSQPPTTAAAVAPWEEPSPVESHELLSVGLALGLGVVVGSGVGWFRRKKP, from the coding sequence ATGTGGCAATCGCTCCCTGAATTTGGAACCGGCGTCCTGTACGCCATCCTGGTCTCCGCTGCCTACACCTTCGCCGTGGCCATCGCCGCGGGGCAGGGTCGGCCGCGGCTTCTGCAGTCCGCGCGCCTTGGCGCCTACGCTACCAGTGCCCTCATCGGCCTGAGCGTGGCCCTGCTCGCGTACGCGTTCATCACTCACGACTTCCGCATTCGATACGTCGCTCACTACAGCGACCGATCGATGACGCAGACGTACCTGTTCACCGCGCTCTGGGGCGGACAGGACGGGTCGCTCTTGTGGTGGACGTTCTTGCTCTCCTTGTACATCACCGGCTGTGTCTGGTGGCTCAAGGGCAAGTACCGGCAGCTGCAACCCTACGTCATAGCCACCTTGATGGTGGTCGTGGGCTTCTTCGCGATCCTGATGCTGTTCGCGGCGAATCCCTTCTCCACGTCCATCGCCGGCGCGCGCGTGGATGGCGAGGGGCTGAACCCGCTGCTCCAGAACTACTGGATGGCGATCCACCCGCCGGCTCTGTACACCGGCTTCGTCGGTTGCTCGGTGCCCTTTGCCTTCGCCATCGCCGCGTTGGTCACGGGCCGGCTCGATAACGAGTGGATCGTCGCCGTCCGCAAGTGGATGCTGTTCGCTTGGTTGTTCCTGAGCATCGGCAACGCGCTGGGCATGATCTGGGCATATGAAGAGCTCGGCTGGGGCGGCTATTGGGCCTGGGATCCGGTGGAAAACGCCGCGTGCCTGCCGTGGTTCACGGCCAGCGCCTACGTGCACTCCACGATGATCCAGGAACGCCGGAACATGCTGAAGGTGTGGAACGTGTTCCTCATCTGCCTCACGTTCATCCTCACCATCTTCGGCACGTTCCTCACACGCTCCGGCCTGATCGCCAGCGTGCACAGCTTCGCTCAGAGCAGCATCGGCATCTTCTTCGTCTACTTCATGGTGGGCGTGGCGGCCGTGTGCATCGCCCTCGTCATCTGGCGTCTGCCCCAGCTCCGCGGCCGTTCGCAGATCGAAGCCGTGGCCAGCCGGGAGGCCATGTTCGTGGTGAACAACTGGGCGCTCCTGGGCGGCATGACCTTCATCCTCGTCGCTACCCTGTTCCCCAAGATCAGCGAGTGGCTGTGGAAGGAATCGGTCACCGTCGGCCCGCCCTTCTTCAATCGTTGGATGGCGCCCATCGGGCTGCTCATCTTCCTGCTCATGGGCCTCGCGCCGCTGTTCGGCTGGCGCAAGACCAGCGCCGTGTCGCTGAAGCGCGCGTTCGCCTTCCCGGTCGCCACCGGCGTGGTGGTCGCCGTGGCGCACCTCGCCCTGGGTGGCAAGATCGGCTTCCCGGCGATCGTCCCCAACGACCAGTTCTACAAGGGCTTCGTCGGTGTGGTGCTGCAGAAGATCGGCAGCGCCGCTCCGCTCATCACCGTCGCCCTGGCGGCCTTCAATCTCGGCGTCATCGCTCAGGAATTCTATCGCGGCGTGGCCGCCCGGCGGCGCTCTTCGGGCAAGGCCGGCGAGATGGAGAACCCGCTCACCGCCCTGATTCGCTTGGTGGACAAGAGCCGTCGCCGCTACGGCGGCTACATCGTGCACATCGGCATCGTGCTGATGTTCCTCGGCTTCACCGGCCGCGCCTGGACCATCGATCACGAAGTGAGCATGGCCCCGGGGGACACGACGGACGTCGGGGAATACAAGCTCACCTACGCCGGCCCACGCATGGAAGCGGACCCCGCCAAGCGCATGGTGTTCGCGGACATGGACGTCACTCGCAACGGCAAGGAGATGGGCCGCGTTTCACCGGCCAAGTTCATCTACACGCGCTCCCCCAACATGCCCACCACCGAGGTGGCCATGATGCGCAACTTCAAGGACGACCTGTACGTGGTCGTGGGCATGGTCAGCCCCCAGACCAAGCGCGCCACGTTCCAGATCCACGTCAATCCATTGGTGAACTGGATCTGGGCCGGGTTGCTCGTGCTCATCATGGGCGCCGGTGTCTCCTTGTGGCCGGAGCTGGAAGAGAAGCGGGCCGGCGCCTGGAGCTACGTACGCGCCGCCACGGCGGGCCTCAGTGGCATCATGTTCGCCGTGGTGCTGGCCGTCGGGCCCAGCACCGCCCACGCCGCGCCTCGCAGCCAGCCGCCCACCACTGCTGCCGCGGTGGCACCCTGGGAAGAACCTTCGCCCGTGGAGTCCCACGAGCTCTTGAGTGTGGGCCTGGCGCTGGGCCTCGGCGTGGTGGTGGGCTCCGGAGTCGGTTGGTTCCGGCGCAAGAAGCCGTGA
- a CDS encoding zinc ribbon domain-containing protein, with protein sequence MKLPDFPVPTRFVAIALAIASVVGAYFMAGMGMALMTLAAVTMLAGIGLLWSSVQSLTGEANLSLDEALSFAAPSAEEERKRAVLRALKDLEFERSVGKISQDDYDELSSRYRAEAKELLRALEAEQKPDIEKAEELFKKRLDQVDFKAEELEDDEEEPAEEERDEPDGAVVEEDDILTEKPGEVETDEDEDLAIVTRAPSTTAPTRRCRECETRNDLDAHFCKKCGKPMASEEQQLCHACPAVFDDDLDTCPQCGVAVEDA encoded by the coding sequence ATGAAGCTCCCCGACTTCCCCGTGCCCACTCGCTTCGTGGCGATCGCTCTGGCCATCGCCTCCGTGGTCGGGGCGTACTTCATGGCCGGCATGGGCATGGCCCTGATGACCTTGGCCGCAGTGACGATGCTCGCGGGCATTGGCCTGTTGTGGTCCAGCGTCCAAAGCCTCACCGGTGAAGCCAACCTCTCGTTGGACGAAGCGCTGAGCTTCGCGGCCCCCTCGGCAGAAGAGGAACGCAAGCGCGCCGTTCTGCGAGCGCTCAAGGATCTCGAGTTCGAGCGCAGCGTCGGCAAGATCAGCCAGGACGACTACGACGAGCTCTCGTCTCGCTATCGCGCAGAAGCCAAAGAGCTGCTGCGCGCGCTGGAAGCCGAGCAGAAGCCGGACATCGAGAAGGCGGAAGAGCTGTTCAAGAAGCGCCTCGATCAAGTCGACTTCAAAGCAGAAGAGCTCGAAGACGACGAAGAGGAACCGGCGGAAGAAGAGCGCGACGAGCCGGACGGCGCCGTCGTCGAAGAGGACGACATCCTCACGGAGAAGCCCGGCGAGGTCGAGACGGACGAGGACGAAGATCTCGCCATCGTCACTCGCGCGCCCAGCACCACGGCGCCCACGCGTCGCTGCCGAGAGTGCGAGACGCGCAACGACCTCGACGCTCACTTCTGCAAGAAGTGCGGCAAGCCGATGGCCTCCGAAGAACAGCAGCTGTGCCACGCCTGTCCCGCCGTGTTCGACGACGACCTGGACACTTGCCCCCAGTGCGGTGTCGCCGTGGAGGACGCATGA
- the dnaN gene encoding DNA polymerase III subunit beta, giving the protein MQVVVSKKDLLRLLARCQGVADKKSTMPVLGNVLLEVSGPDQLRLAATDLYLAVSGGIKAQVDKGGSIAVGARDLFERVKMMPEGQISISTTEGAATTIRSVGSARRYTLHGIPGEEFPSLPRVDDGVKMLALDVDVLAQLIAGTYFSISTDETRLHLNSALFEWDADRVRMVTTDGHRLSKMEAQVAEAQSATSMLIPLKGILELKRLCDEAGGEKGEEGAAATLELAQSGPNAFFRIAGLTFSVKLVDAQFPPYQQVIPDTTERAIRVPRLPMADALRAVSLAASDRTGGVKLTIDSNKIRFESESPESGEGFDEVPVEYDGATVTVGFNARYFLDVLSAMDDEEVILGVSGELDPAVVKPGSESAKKSYLAVVMPMRI; this is encoded by the coding sequence ATGCAGGTGGTGGTCAGCAAAAAGGACCTGCTGCGCCTGCTGGCTCGGTGCCAGGGCGTGGCGGACAAAAAAAGCACCATGCCGGTGCTCGGCAACGTGTTGCTCGAGGTCTCGGGACCCGATCAACTCCGACTTGCTGCCACGGATCTGTATCTGGCCGTGAGCGGCGGAATCAAAGCGCAGGTCGACAAGGGCGGATCGATCGCCGTCGGTGCTCGGGATCTGTTCGAGCGCGTGAAGATGATGCCCGAAGGTCAGATCTCGATCTCGACCACCGAGGGTGCGGCCACCACGATTCGCTCCGTGGGCAGCGCGCGTCGCTACACGCTGCACGGCATTCCGGGAGAAGAGTTCCCGAGCCTGCCGCGGGTGGACGACGGCGTGAAGATGCTCGCGCTCGACGTGGACGTCCTCGCGCAGCTCATCGCCGGCACGTACTTTTCGATTTCGACCGACGAGACACGCCTGCACCTGAACAGCGCGTTGTTCGAGTGGGACGCCGATCGCGTGCGCATGGTGACCACGGACGGCCACCGCTTGAGCAAGATGGAAGCGCAGGTCGCAGAAGCGCAGAGCGCGACCAGCATGCTGATTCCGCTCAAGGGCATCCTCGAGCTCAAGCGCCTGTGCGACGAAGCCGGTGGCGAGAAGGGCGAAGAAGGCGCCGCAGCCACGCTGGAGCTGGCTCAGAGCGGTCCCAACGCCTTCTTTCGCATCGCCGGTCTCACCTTCAGCGTGAAGCTGGTAGATGCTCAATTCCCGCCCTACCAGCAGGTGATTCCGGACACCACGGAGCGCGCCATTCGCGTGCCCCGGCTGCCCATGGCCGATGCCCTGCGCGCCGTGTCGCTGGCCGCCAGCGATCGCACCGGCGGCGTGAAGCTCACGATCGACAGCAACAAGATCCGCTTCGAGAGCGAGAGCCCCGAGAGCGGCGAAGGCTTCGACGAAGTGCCGGTGGAGTACGACGGCGCTACCGTGACCGTCGGCTTCAACGCGCGCTACTTCCTCGACGTGCTGTCCGCCATGGACGACGAAGAAGTGATCCTGGGCGTGAGTGGCGAGCTGGATCCCGCCGTGGTCAAGCCCGGCAGCGAGAGCGCGAAGAAGAGCTACCTCGCCGTCGTGATGCCGATGCGCATCTAG
- the recF gene encoding DNA replication and repair protein RecF (All proteins in this family for which functions are known are DNA-binding proteins that assist the filamentation of RecA onto DNA for the initiation of recombination or recombinational repair.), whose translation MPTRKRRTSVPSELHVEHVRLASFRNITRLELTPAPRLNVIAGDNGQGKTSVLEALYLVATSKSFRAERLAELVRQGDEIASVVARVREAGLTREQRAAVGERSRSFSIDGKRPRGLAAYATRTPVVVFHPGDLGLVSGPASGRRTLLDRVALFLDPQSADHRLRYTRALRERQKLLEERGPATAELDVYEQLLGEHGAAFSRSRRRAADAVTAALGPAFVRMATPGLALAAEFRPGGDDDPDAFRAELQRRRRDDWRRGAATFGPQRDDLELTVEGRSARRHASQGQQRILTLALKVAELECLRDARGAHPVLLLDDVSSELDPSRTGAVYRFLEASASQVFVTTTRPDLFVTPDVPAAERADFVLDAGQLRSA comes from the coding sequence GTGCCAACACGCAAGCGCCGCACGTCCGTGCCGTCTGAGCTGCACGTCGAGCACGTCCGGCTGGCGTCGTTCCGCAACATCACTCGGCTGGAGCTGACGCCGGCGCCGCGCCTCAACGTGATTGCCGGCGACAACGGCCAGGGCAAGACCAGCGTGCTCGAGGCGCTGTACCTGGTCGCCACCAGCAAGAGCTTCCGCGCGGAGCGCCTGGCAGAGCTGGTGCGCCAGGGGGACGAGATCGCCTCGGTGGTCGCCCGCGTCCGGGAAGCGGGCCTCACGCGCGAGCAGCGCGCTGCCGTGGGGGAACGCAGCCGCAGCTTCAGCATCGACGGCAAGCGCCCCCGCGGCCTCGCGGCGTACGCCACGCGCACGCCGGTCGTGGTGTTTCATCCGGGAGATCTCGGCCTCGTGAGTGGGCCGGCCAGTGGGCGGCGCACCCTGCTCGACCGAGTGGCGTTGTTCCTGGACCCCCAGAGCGCCGACCACCGGCTGCGCTACACCCGAGCCCTGCGGGAGCGCCAGAAGCTCTTGGAGGAGCGCGGGCCCGCGACGGCGGAGCTCGACGTGTACGAGCAGCTGCTGGGCGAACACGGTGCAGCCTTCTCGCGCAGTCGGCGGCGGGCGGCGGACGCCGTGACGGCCGCGCTGGGCCCCGCCTTCGTGCGCATGGCCACGCCGGGGCTGGCGCTGGCGGCGGAGTTCCGTCCGGGGGGCGACGACGACCCGGACGCCTTTCGGGCAGAGCTACAGCGCCGCCGGCGGGACGACTGGCGTCGGGGTGCCGCGACGTTCGGGCCGCAACGCGACGACCTCGAGCTGACGGTCGAGGGACGCTCCGCGCGGCGTCACGCGTCGCAGGGGCAACAGCGCATCTTGACCTTGGCGCTCAAGGTCGCAGAGCTCGAGTGCTTGCGCGACGCCCGGGGCGCTCACCCCGTGCTGCTCCTGGACGACGTGTCGAGTGAGCTCGACCCCAGCCGTACCGGCGCCGTGTATCGCTTCTTGGAGGCGTCCGCGAGTCAGGTCTTCGTGACGACCACGCGGCCCGACTTGTTCGTGACGCCGGACGTGCCCGCAGCGGAACGCGCCGACTTCGTCCTGGACGCGGGCCAGCTCCGCTCCGCGTGA